The following are from one region of the Chromobacterium phragmitis genome:
- a CDS encoding YnfA family protein produces MEWWLGLPRVAGLFVLTALAEIIGCYLPWLVLREGRSLWLLAPAAVSLALFAWLLTLHPAAAGRVYAAYGGVYVSVALLWLWLVDGIRPDRWDALGCSLALAGMLVIMFAPRA; encoded by the coding sequence ATGGAATGGTGGCTTGGCTTGCCGCGGGTGGCGGGCCTGTTTGTATTGACCGCGCTGGCGGAAATCATAGGCTGTTACCTGCCGTGGCTGGTGTTGCGCGAGGGGCGGTCCTTATGGCTGCTGGCGCCGGCGGCCGTCTCCCTGGCGCTGTTCGCCTGGCTGCTGACCCTGCATCCCGCCGCCGCCGGCCGCGTTTATGCGGCTTATGGCGGCGTGTATGTCAGCGTGGCGCTGCTCTGGCTGTGGCTGGTGGACGGCATCCGGCCGGATCGCTGGGACGCGCTGGGGTGTTCGCTGGCGCTGGCCGGGATGCTGGTGATCATGTTCGCGCCGCGCGCTTAA
- a CDS encoding VOC family protein, giving the protein MSPFRIRGIDHVVLRVADIARAERFYRDALGCQVVKKLEQLGLAHLDAGGALIDLLAGDAPSGCNVDHICLRVEPFDEEAIRAHLAGLGIDVEPAQQRFGAEGYGPSVYLRDPDGNGIELKGPPTAE; this is encoded by the coding sequence ATGTCGCCATTCCGGATACGGGGAATCGACCACGTCGTGCTGCGCGTCGCGGACATCGCCCGCGCGGAACGATTTTATCGCGACGCCTTGGGTTGCCAGGTGGTGAAGAAGCTAGAACAGCTGGGCTTGGCGCATCTGGACGCCGGCGGCGCGCTGATCGATCTGCTGGCCGGCGATGCCCCATCCGGCTGCAATGTCGACCACATCTGCCTGCGGGTGGAGCCGTTCGATGAGGAAGCGATCCGCGCCCACCTGGCCGGGTTGGGCATCGACGTCGAACCGGCCCAGCAACGCTTCGGCGCCGAAGGCTACGGCCCTTCGGTCTACCTGCGCGATCCGGACGGCAACGGCATCGAGCTGAAAGGCCCGCCGACGGCCGAATAG
- the hmpA gene encoding NO-inducible flavohemoprotein: MLSEQTRSLVKATVPVLQQHGVALTSHFYRRMFEHNPELKNLFNQGHQHSGQQQQALAGAVLAYAQHIDDPSPLLPVLIRVAHKHVSLGIRAEHYPIVGKHLLASIREVLGEAAGDDLIQAWAEAYSLLADTLIGIENGMYGESANAAGGWSGWRPFRVARKEAESEEIVSFYLQPCDGGALPGFRPGQYVTVKRFVAEWGLSQPRQYSLSDAPNGEYLRISVKREDAAEGKPAGRMSNLLHREVQVGDVLELTAPQGDFFLHEDRYGPAVLISAGVGQTPMQAMLGRLLKRGGREVRFLHAARHGGAHAMGLKVRQLAERHPQLRIHVRYETPRAQDVRGIDYHAAGRLDLAELKEWALLPDADYYICGPLGFMRAQRDSLRGLGVAADRIHYEVFGSNPGDD, translated from the coding sequence ATGCTGAGTGAACAAACCCGATCCCTGGTCAAGGCCACCGTGCCGGTGCTGCAACAGCATGGCGTGGCGCTGACCAGCCACTTTTACCGCCGCATGTTCGAGCACAATCCGGAGCTGAAGAACCTGTTCAACCAGGGGCACCAGCATTCCGGCCAGCAGCAGCAGGCATTGGCCGGCGCGGTGCTGGCCTATGCCCAGCACATCGACGATCCATCGCCGCTGCTGCCGGTGCTGATCCGGGTCGCGCACAAGCATGTCAGCCTGGGCATACGCGCCGAGCACTATCCCATCGTCGGCAAGCATTTGCTGGCCTCCATCCGCGAAGTGCTGGGCGAGGCGGCCGGCGATGACCTGATCCAGGCTTGGGCCGAGGCTTACAGCTTGCTGGCGGATACCTTGATCGGCATCGAAAACGGCATGTACGGCGAGTCCGCCAATGCGGCCGGCGGCTGGAGCGGCTGGCGGCCGTTCCGGGTGGCGCGCAAGGAGGCCGAGAGCGAGGAAATCGTCTCCTTCTATCTGCAGCCTTGCGATGGCGGCGCGCTGCCGGGCTTTCGTCCAGGCCAGTACGTGACGGTGAAGCGCTTCGTCGCCGAGTGGGGGCTGAGCCAGCCGCGCCAGTACAGCCTGTCCGACGCGCCCAATGGCGAATACCTGCGCATCTCGGTCAAGCGCGAGGACGCGGCCGAGGGCAAGCCGGCGGGCCGGATGTCCAATCTGCTGCATCGCGAAGTCCAGGTTGGCGACGTGCTGGAGCTGACTGCGCCCCAGGGCGACTTCTTCCTGCATGAAGACCGTTACGGTCCGGCGGTGCTGATCAGCGCCGGCGTCGGCCAGACGCCGATGCAGGCGATGTTGGGCCGCCTGCTCAAGCGCGGCGGCCGCGAGGTGCGTTTCCTGCATGCGGCGCGCCACGGCGGCGCGCACGCGATGGGACTGAAAGTGCGCCAACTGGCCGAGCGCCATCCGCAGCTGCGGATTCATGTCCGCTACGAGACGCCGCGCGCGCAGGATGTGCGGGGCATCGACTACCACGCCGCCGGGCGTCTGGATTTGGCGGAGCTGAAGGAGTGGGCGCTGCTGCCGGACGCCGATTACTACATCTGCGGCCCGCTGGGCTTCATGCGCGCGCAGCGCGACAGCCTGCGCGGCCTGGGGGTGGCGGCGGATCGCATCCATTACGAGGTGTTCGGCTCCAACCCCGGCGACGATTGA
- a CDS encoding cryptochrome/photolyase family protein codes for MSKTIGTALVWLRRDLRLDDHAAFYHALKHSRAALPVFVFDASILDALPRDDRRVDFIHQSLAALKAELNQLGGDLLIRYGQPRDEIPRLAAELGAEAVFCNRDYEPAARARDAEVAEKLAERGIAFHGCKDQVVFETDEVLTGAGKPFAVFTPYKNAWLKKLTPFHLQAYPVRRYLDALLPRAPEAMPSLADIGFSPSGLAALPVRAGADGAEALFADFSRRIAHYKTMRDYPGVKGVSYLSVHLRFGTISIRRLAAYAWHDGGEGAMTWLSELIWRDFYQQVLWHRPDVVEHAFKPEYDALPFPNDAEWFEAWKNGQTGYPLVDAAMRQLNHSGYMHNRLRMVAASFLVKDLLIDWRWGERYFAEKLLDFDLAANNGGWQWAASTGCDAQPYFRIFNPVSQSEKFDPDGRFIRRYVPELAALPDKLIHGPWLAKPEQLMDAGVRLGRDYPHPIVDHAVQRERALALFKR; via the coding sequence ATGAGCAAGACGATAGGCACGGCGCTGGTCTGGTTGCGCCGCGATTTGCGGCTGGACGACCATGCCGCTTTTTACCACGCGCTGAAGCACAGCCGGGCGGCGCTGCCGGTGTTCGTGTTCGACGCCTCGATTTTGGACGCGTTGCCGCGCGACGACCGCCGCGTCGACTTCATTCATCAAAGCTTGGCGGCGCTGAAGGCGGAGTTGAATCAGCTGGGCGGCGACCTGCTGATCCGCTATGGGCAGCCGCGGGACGAGATACCGCGGCTGGCGGCGGAGCTGGGCGCGGAGGCGGTGTTCTGCAACCGCGATTACGAGCCGGCCGCGCGCGCGCGCGACGCGGAGGTGGCGGAGAAGCTGGCCGAGCGCGGCATCGCTTTTCATGGCTGCAAGGATCAGGTGGTCTTTGAAACCGACGAGGTGCTGACCGGCGCCGGCAAGCCGTTTGCCGTATTCACGCCGTACAAGAACGCCTGGTTGAAGAAACTGACGCCCTTCCATCTGCAGGCCTATCCGGTGCGGCGCTATCTGGACGCGCTGCTGCCGCGCGCGCCCGAGGCCATGCCGTCGCTGGCCGACATCGGCTTTAGCCCCAGCGGCCTGGCCGCGCTGCCGGTGCGGGCGGGCGCCGACGGGGCAGAGGCCCTGTTCGCCGATTTTTCCCGCCGCATCGCCCATTACAAGACCATGCGCGACTACCCCGGCGTCAAGGGCGTGTCCTATCTCAGCGTCCATCTGCGCTTCGGCACCATTTCCATCCGCCGGCTGGCGGCCTATGCCTGGCATGACGGCGGCGAGGGGGCGATGACTTGGCTGAGCGAGCTGATCTGGCGCGATTTCTACCAGCAAGTGCTGTGGCACCGGCCGGACGTGGTGGAACACGCGTTCAAGCCGGAGTATGACGCGCTGCCTTTCCCCAATGACGCGGAATGGTTCGAGGCCTGGAAAAACGGGCAAACCGGCTACCCGCTGGTGGACGCGGCGATGCGGCAGCTGAACCATAGCGGCTATATGCACAACCGGCTGCGCATGGTGGCGGCCAGCTTCCTGGTCAAGGATCTGCTGATCGACTGGCGCTGGGGCGAGCGCTACTTCGCCGAAAAGCTATTGGACTTCGACCTGGCGGCCAATAACGGCGGCTGGCAATGGGCGGCCAGCACCGGCTGCGACGCCCAGCCTTATTTCCGCATCTTCAACCCGGTGAGCCAGAGCGAGAAATTCGACCCGGACGGCCGCTTCATCCGCCGTTACGTGCCGGAGCTGGCGGCGCTGCCGGACAAGCTGATCCACGGGCCGTGGCTGGCCAAGCCGGAACAGTTGATGGACGCCGGCGTGCGGCTGGGGCGGGACTACCCGCATCCCATTGTCGATCACGCCGTTCAGCGCGAGCGGGCGCTGGCCCTGTTCAAGCGCTGA
- a CDS encoding Rrf2 family transcriptional regulator, with protein sequence MQLTRFTDLGLRVLMYLTGQPSGQLATIPEIAERFEISRNHLVKVVHFMGQQGWLVTTRGKGGGMSLSRPPEHYRLGEVVRSLEGKTQLIDCAEPPCALNRGCLLKGALDEALEAFFLSLDGYTLRDIVAGPTGEAIIRLHRSSR encoded by the coding sequence ATGCAACTGACCCGTTTCACCGACCTAGGACTGCGCGTGCTGATGTATCTGACCGGGCAGCCGTCCGGCCAACTGGCCACGATTCCGGAAATCGCCGAGCGATTCGAAATCTCGCGCAACCATCTGGTCAAAGTGGTGCATTTCATGGGGCAGCAAGGCTGGCTGGTCACCACCCGCGGCAAGGGCGGCGGCATGTCCTTGTCGCGGCCGCCCGAGCATTACCGTCTGGGCGAGGTGGTGCGCTCGCTGGAGGGCAAGACGCAGTTGATAGACTGCGCCGAGCCGCCTTGCGCGCTCAACCGCGGCTGCTTGCTGAAGGGCGCGCTGGACGAGGCGCTGGAAGCGTTCTTCCTGTCGCTGGACGGCTACACGCTGCGCGACATCGTCGCCGGCCCCACCGGCGAAGCCATCATCCGCCTGCACCGCTCGAGTCGCTGA
- a CDS encoding lytic polysaccharide monooxygenase auxiliary activity family 9 protein has product MSQTKVEPQSNAQLRHGQVFEPASRGQLCVDGVNAQCPLQSWNVNGLEAGKFFPAPTANLHDPLAPTDAPNAAPPADGKIASAGQAHSAVLDEQSADRWHKHPVKSGQMLEFKWSYHASHLTRRWNYFITREGWDPNRPLSRAQFESEPFYKAELTAQPFWEHQAELTPPQPTIHELRLPQRQGYHVVLTVWEVADTGNAFYQVVDFDFS; this is encoded by the coding sequence ATGAGCCAGACCAAGGTAGAGCCTCAATCCAACGCCCAGCTTCGCCACGGCCAAGTGTTCGAACCCGCTTCGCGCGGCCAGTTGTGCGTGGATGGCGTCAACGCGCAATGCCCGCTGCAGAGCTGGAACGTCAATGGCTTGGAAGCCGGCAAGTTTTTCCCGGCGCCGACAGCCAATCTGCATGACCCGCTGGCGCCGACCGACGCGCCAAACGCCGCTCCGCCGGCGGACGGCAAGATCGCCAGCGCCGGGCAGGCGCATTCCGCAGTGCTGGACGAGCAAAGCGCGGATCGCTGGCACAAGCATCCGGTCAAATCCGGGCAGATGCTGGAGTTCAAATGGAGCTATCACGCCTCCCACCTGACCCGGCGCTGGAATTACTTCATCACCCGCGAAGGCTGGGATCCCAACCGCCCGCTGAGCCGTGCCCAGTTCGAATCCGAGCCTTTCTACAAGGCCGAACTCACCGCTCAGCCGTTCTGGGAGCATCAGGCCGAGCTGACGCCGCCGCAGCCGACCATCCATGAGCTGCGCCTGCCGCAGCGCCAGGGCTACCATGTGGTGCTGACGGTGTGGGAAGTGGCCGATACCGGCAATGCCTTCTATCAGGTAGTCGATTTCGATTTTTCCTAG
- a CDS encoding LysR family transcriptional regulator → MEHFAAIPIFVAVVEAGSFSAAAAKLGLTKSAVSKRVQQLEAGLNVRLLQRTTRRLSLTEAGERYYDSVRHALAIAMEAEEAAAGLQSQAAGLLRVSAPMAFGRLHVSPLVPEFLRRHPNIELDLAMDDRMVDLVADGYDLAVRIGNLPDNSMVARRLAPCRVWVCASPDYLAEYGEPRHPAELAQHNCIAYSYYRGGASWVFQGPGGDIRVQPRGNYQVNNSEARRDALLAGLGICEMPTFIVGPDLAAGRLKAVLTDYPLPRHAIHVVYPERRRLPAKARAFIDFLQEKLGGERPLWDSGLPASLLASPNGSRP, encoded by the coding sequence ATGGAGCATTTCGCCGCGATCCCTATCTTCGTCGCCGTGGTGGAGGCAGGCAGTTTTTCCGCCGCCGCGGCCAAGCTGGGCTTGACCAAATCCGCCGTCAGCAAGCGGGTGCAGCAACTGGAGGCCGGGCTGAATGTGCGGCTGCTGCAGCGGACCACCCGCCGCCTGAGCCTGACCGAGGCCGGCGAGCGCTATTACGACAGCGTGCGCCACGCGCTGGCCATCGCCATGGAGGCGGAGGAGGCGGCGGCCGGCCTGCAAAGCCAGGCGGCCGGCTTGCTGCGCGTCAGCGCGCCGATGGCTTTCGGCCGCCTGCATGTGTCGCCGCTGGTGCCGGAATTTCTGCGCCGCCATCCCAATATCGAACTGGACCTGGCGATGGATGACCGCATGGTGGACCTGGTGGCCGATGGCTACGATCTGGCGGTGCGCATCGGCAATCTGCCGGACAACAGCATGGTGGCGCGCCGCCTCGCGCCGTGCCGGGTGTGGGTGTGCGCCTCGCCGGACTATCTGGCGGAATATGGCGAGCCCAGGCATCCCGCCGAGTTGGCCCAGCATAACTGCATCGCGTATTCCTATTATCGCGGCGGCGCCAGCTGGGTGTTCCAGGGGCCGGGCGGCGACATCCGCGTGCAGCCGCGCGGCAATTACCAGGTGAACAATAGCGAGGCGCGCCGCGACGCGCTGTTGGCCGGGCTGGGCATTTGCGAGATGCCCACTTTCATCGTCGGGCCGGACCTGGCGGCGGGGCGGCTCAAGGCGGTGTTGACCGATTACCCTTTGCCGCGGCACGCCATCCACGTTGTCTATCCTGAGCGCAGGCGGCTGCCGGCCAAGGCCCGCGCGTTCATCGATTTTCTGCAGGAAAAGCTGGGCGGCGAGCGGCCCTTGTGGGACAGCGGCCTGCCCGCATCTTTGCTGGCATCGCCAAACGGGAGCCGACCATGA
- a CDS encoding glycoside hydrolase family 15 protein, whose translation MKQPSLIRPALLGLLIASLFSPLAHAGEAFGSPGNAPVRGPASKSFLGTAVGGPSKVYFTGYRGIVSEVYYPVLDTPESVDLQFLVGDAGKTFVDEEKQQAYSASQTDKRTMSWIASTGNAGHNWRISKRIFVDPARDALVQRVTFSALNGRKLGDFNLYLLFKPCLDNSGAGNNAQTVAAAGGYALAASRNSRASALMASQPWKTVNGQPMLSNGFVGQSDGWTDLVGSGDNAMNWTFSSASGGNVAQTGWLDLGDPNATSVSFDVVLAFGKSQGEAVNAAAASLGSDLAAAQRQYDDGWHAYAAGLSAQGGLADDRYYLAAMTLKTMQDKSNGAMIAGIGTPWGETQGDANQGGYHLVWPRDLFKFANALTTAGDTATATTVVNYLFNTLQQTSNCGAAEYNAAGCAAGYSRVGRFPQNAWVSGWPYWQGTQMDEQAMPILLAWRLGSVVSNPLWPKIKLTADYIVATGPWSYQERWEENSGYSPSTLAAEIAGLVAAADIARANGDDASAGRYLSAADYWQQSVAAWTYTTSGGFGNGSYYVRVNPASRAGSGTDRASFRPIAGPDTPQTVTVKNGGGDRDARRVVDGGFLELVRMGVKRADDPTIVNTMAVFDSVLGQKLALPGAPSLPVNAWFRYNFDGYGEHNDGRDFDGAGVGRLWPIFTAERGMYEIARQGKASAGQPYLATLKLLATPEGMLPEQVWSNSATLPDGWTVTTPAGYQAGAATKSMGPLNWAMGEYISLLASIHAGKVVDIPQVVCARYNNCRAAPKAGEVPVGINVTASTQWGQQVYVTGNARALGNWNTDLGLPVDAVNYPVWQNGVNLPAGQPIAYKYYRKNADGSVTWENLSGNRSLLTPASGSLSLNDQVSW comes from the coding sequence ATGAAACAACCGTCCCTGATCCGTCCGGCCTTGCTGGGCCTGCTGATCGCCAGCCTGTTCAGCCCACTTGCCCACGCCGGCGAAGCCTTCGGCTCGCCCGGCAACGCGCCGGTTCGAGGCCCGGCGTCCAAGTCCTTCCTCGGCACGGCCGTCGGCGGCCCCTCCAAGGTTTACTTCACCGGCTACCGCGGCATCGTGTCCGAGGTGTACTACCCGGTGCTGGACACGCCGGAATCGGTGGACCTGCAGTTTCTGGTGGGCGACGCCGGCAAGACCTTCGTCGACGAGGAGAAACAGCAGGCGTATTCGGCCAGCCAAACCGACAAGCGCACCATGAGCTGGATCGCCAGCACCGGCAACGCCGGCCACAACTGGCGGATCAGCAAGCGCATCTTCGTCGATCCGGCCCGCGACGCGCTGGTGCAGCGCGTCACCTTCAGCGCGCTGAATGGCCGCAAGCTGGGCGACTTCAACCTCTACCTGCTGTTCAAGCCTTGCCTGGACAACAGCGGCGCCGGCAACAATGCCCAGACCGTGGCCGCCGCCGGCGGCTACGCGCTGGCCGCCAGCCGCAACAGCCGCGCCTCGGCGCTGATGGCCAGCCAGCCGTGGAAAACCGTCAACGGCCAACCTATGCTGTCCAACGGTTTCGTCGGCCAGAGCGACGGCTGGACCGATCTTGTCGGCAGCGGCGACAACGCGATGAACTGGACCTTCAGCTCCGCCAGCGGCGGCAACGTGGCGCAGACAGGCTGGCTGGACCTGGGCGACCCGAACGCCACCAGCGTGTCCTTCGACGTGGTGCTGGCCTTCGGCAAGAGCCAGGGCGAAGCGGTCAACGCCGCCGCCGCCTCGCTGGGCTCCGACCTTGCCGCCGCCCAGCGGCAATACGACGATGGCTGGCACGCCTACGCCGCCGGCCTGTCCGCCCAGGGCGGCCTGGCCGACGACCGCTACTATCTGGCGGCGATGACGCTGAAAACCATGCAGGACAAGAGCAACGGCGCCATGATCGCCGGCATCGGCACGCCATGGGGCGAAACCCAGGGCGACGCCAACCAGGGCGGTTACCACCTGGTGTGGCCGCGCGACCTGTTCAAGTTCGCCAACGCCCTGACCACGGCCGGCGACACCGCCACCGCCACGACCGTAGTCAATTACCTGTTCAATACCCTGCAGCAAACCAGCAACTGCGGCGCGGCCGAATACAACGCCGCCGGTTGCGCCGCCGGCTACAGCCGCGTCGGCCGCTTCCCGCAAAACGCCTGGGTCAGCGGCTGGCCGTACTGGCAAGGCACGCAGATGGACGAACAGGCCATGCCCATCCTGCTGGCCTGGCGGCTGGGGTCGGTCGTGTCCAATCCCTTGTGGCCCAAAATCAAGCTGACCGCGGACTACATAGTCGCCACCGGACCATGGAGCTACCAGGAACGCTGGGAGGAAAACTCCGGCTACTCGCCGTCCACCCTCGCCGCCGAGATCGCCGGCCTGGTGGCTGCCGCCGACATCGCCCGCGCCAACGGCGACGACGCCAGCGCCGGCCGCTACCTCTCCGCCGCCGATTACTGGCAGCAAAGCGTCGCCGCCTGGACCTACACCACCAGCGGCGGCTTCGGCAATGGAAGCTACTATGTCCGCGTCAACCCGGCCAGCCGCGCCGGCAGCGGAACCGACCGCGCCAGCTTCCGGCCCATCGCCGGCCCAGACACGCCGCAAACCGTCACCGTGAAGAACGGCGGCGGCGACCGCGATGCCCGCCGCGTGGTGGACGGCGGCTTCCTGGAACTGGTGCGCATGGGCGTCAAACGCGCCGACGATCCCACCATCGTCAACACCATGGCCGTGTTCGACAGCGTGCTGGGCCAGAAACTGGCGCTGCCCGGCGCGCCATCCTTGCCGGTCAACGCCTGGTTCCGCTACAACTTCGACGGCTACGGCGAACACAACGACGGCCGCGACTTCGACGGCGCGGGCGTTGGCCGGCTGTGGCCCATCTTCACCGCCGAGCGCGGAATGTACGAGATCGCCCGCCAGGGCAAGGCCTCGGCCGGTCAGCCTTATCTCGCCACGCTGAAGCTGCTGGCCACGCCGGAAGGCATGCTGCCGGAACAAGTGTGGTCCAACAGCGCCACGCTGCCAGACGGCTGGACGGTGACCACGCCGGCCGGCTACCAAGCCGGCGCCGCCACCAAATCGATGGGGCCGTTGAACTGGGCGATGGGCGAATACATCAGCCTCTTGGCCTCGATCCATGCCGGCAAGGTGGTCGACATTCCGCAGGTGGTCTGCGCCCGCTACAACAACTGCCGCGCCGCGCCCAAGGCCGGCGAGGTGCCGGTCGGCATCAACGTGACGGCCAGCACGCAGTGGGGCCAGCAGGTCTACGTCACCGGCAACGCGCGGGCGCTGGGCAACTGGAACACCGACCTCGGTCTTCCGGTTGATGCGGTCAACTACCCGGTATGGCAAAACGGCGTCAACCTTCCGGCCGGCCAGCCCATCGCCTACAAGTACTACCGCAAGAACGCCGACGGCAGCGTGACTTGGGAGAACCTGTCCGGCAACCGCAGCCTGCTGACGCCGGCCAGCGGCAGCCTCAGCCTGAATGATCAGGTGAGCTGGTGA
- a CDS encoding GNAT family N-acetyltransferase, with the protein MPQLDILALDAEPASALLPELAELLHACVHDGASIHFVLPFSVEQAAAFWRDKTLPGVAGGGRVLLAALLDGRLAGSAQLDCDTPPNQPHRAEVCKLLVHPDCRRQGIARALMAELENQARRRGRSLLTLDTASGDKAEPLYRSLGYQEAGRIPGYAWDGRGEKLQATTLMYKTL; encoded by the coding sequence ATGCCGCAACTGGACATCCTCGCGCTCGACGCCGAACCCGCCTCCGCCCTGCTGCCGGAACTGGCCGAACTGCTGCACGCCTGCGTGCATGACGGCGCCAGCATCCATTTCGTGCTGCCGTTTTCCGTGGAGCAAGCCGCCGCCTTCTGGCGCGACAAAACCCTGCCCGGCGTCGCCGGCGGCGGCCGCGTCCTGCTGGCCGCGCTGCTGGACGGAAGGCTGGCCGGCAGCGCGCAGCTGGACTGCGACACCCCGCCCAACCAGCCCCACCGCGCCGAAGTCTGCAAGCTGCTGGTGCATCCGGACTGCCGCCGCCAGGGCATCGCCCGCGCGCTGATGGCCGAACTGGAAAACCAGGCCCGGCGGCGCGGCCGCAGCCTGCTGACGCTGGACACCGCCAGCGGCGACAAGGCGGAGCCGCTCTATCGGTCATTGGGCTATCAAGAAGCCGGCCGCATCCCCGGCTACGCCTGGGACGGCCGCGGCGAAAAACTGCAAGCCACCACGCTGATGTACAAGACGCTGTAG
- a CDS encoding DMT family transporter, with product MGYLMLLALANGLCIAASRAINGKLAQSRGAMSASFWNHLGGFLFLSLPLIGGSAPYRLPLQAPGLAWLGGVLGAWFVAINSIALPRLGIMRTTLLVIAGQMIGGVLIDYLSGPGTKSIPLQLGGVALILAGLYLSKRRPESPAESPTPSGMRRPTL from the coding sequence ATGGGGTATTTGATGCTATTGGCGCTGGCGAACGGGCTTTGCATAGCCGCCAGCCGCGCCATCAACGGCAAGCTTGCGCAAAGCCGCGGCGCGATGTCCGCCTCTTTCTGGAATCATCTGGGAGGGTTTCTGTTTCTCAGCCTGCCGCTTATCGGCGGTAGCGCCCCATATCGTCTGCCGTTGCAGGCGCCCGGCCTGGCTTGGCTGGGAGGCGTGCTAGGCGCCTGGTTTGTCGCGATCAACAGCATCGCGCTGCCCAGGCTGGGCATCATGAGAACCACGCTGCTAGTGATAGCGGGCCAGATGATAGGCGGCGTCCTGATCGACTACTTGTCGGGCCCCGGCACCAAATCGATTCCACTGCAACTGGGCGGCGTCGCGCTGATTTTGGCGGGCCTCTATCTGTCGAAACGCCGCCCGGAATCGCCCGCCGAGTCCCCGACCCCATCCGGCATGCGCAGGCCCACGCTTTAA
- a CDS encoding AraC family transcriptional regulator — protein sequence MSPDLDDYFASDAALPEPAPLTFRYHRFTPRSEFARHRHRWGQLSRINLGLVELLLDEGKVVAPAQYLLWTPPEVPHAAYVRQAMHYISIYVSGDMAARLPDHTCLIEQTPLVRALLDDFAQRRVAVPSDPWDIRQAELLCQRLLESGREANYLPDSGQKLLRPILDAIRHDPADTTPLKQWADRVFSTERTLARAFQRELGMSFGQWRARARLLEALSRLKQGDSVQDISARLGYATPSAFIAMFQKQLGASPERYRRQLLEGGQWNEDVSA from the coding sequence ATGAGCCCAGACCTAGACGATTACTTCGCCAGCGACGCCGCGCTGCCGGAACCCGCGCCGCTGACCTTTCGCTACCATCGCTTCACGCCCAGGAGCGAGTTCGCCCGCCATCGTCACCGCTGGGGCCAGCTGAGCCGCATCAACCTGGGCCTAGTGGAGCTGCTGCTGGACGAGGGCAAAGTGGTGGCGCCGGCCCAGTACCTGCTGTGGACGCCGCCGGAAGTGCCGCACGCGGCCTATGTGCGGCAGGCCATGCACTACATCTCGATCTATGTCAGCGGCGACATGGCCGCGCGGCTGCCGGACCATACCTGCCTGATCGAGCAGACGCCGCTGGTGCGCGCCCTGCTGGACGACTTCGCCCAGCGCCGCGTCGCCGTGCCCAGCGATCCCTGGGACATCCGCCAGGCCGAGCTGCTGTGCCAGCGGCTGCTGGAATCCGGGCGCGAAGCCAACTATCTGCCGGACAGCGGCCAGAAACTGTTGCGGCCGATACTGGACGCCATCCGCCACGACCCGGCCGACACCACGCCGCTGAAACAATGGGCGGATCGCGTATTCAGCACCGAGCGCACCTTGGCGCGCGCGTTCCAGCGCGAGCTGGGCATGAGCTTCGGCCAATGGCGCGCCCGCGCGCGTTTGCTGGAAGCGCTGTCCAGGCTAAAGCAAGGCGACAGCGTGCAGGACATTTCGGCGCGGCTGGGCTACGCCACGCCATCCGCCTTCATCGCCATGTTCCAGAAGCAGCTGGGCGCGTCGCCGGAGCGCTACCGCCGCCAGTTGCTGGAGGGCGGTCAATGGAACGAGGACGTCAGCGCTTGA
- a CDS encoding DMT family transporter produces the protein MPAPRIPLNRLTLPALALFAGGLLALMIHSNSQLARDSNPLCASWLAHGIGMLAALLIWLAMPASKTTGRSDPPPIWAYLGGVPGALVVSLAAITVNSPLAMSGTLAIGMLGQVLFGLFSDHFGWFGLPKRRYRLPDTLALLPILSGCALLIFGA, from the coding sequence ATGCCCGCACCACGCATTCCACTCAATCGACTCACGCTGCCGGCGCTTGCGCTGTTCGCAGGCGGCTTGCTCGCGCTGATGATCCATAGCAACAGCCAACTCGCGCGCGACAGCAATCCGCTTTGCGCCTCCTGGCTGGCGCACGGCATCGGCATGCTGGCCGCTTTGCTGATATGGCTGGCCATGCCGGCCTCAAAGACGACAGGCCGTTCAGACCCGCCGCCCATCTGGGCTTACCTTGGCGGCGTGCCTGGCGCGCTGGTGGTGTCGCTGGCCGCCATCACCGTCAACAGTCCGCTGGCGATGTCCGGCACGCTGGCGATAGGCATGCTAGGGCAAGTTCTCTTTGGTTTGTTTTCCGACCATTTTGGCTGGTTTGGCCTGCCGAAGCGGCGCTATCGCTTGCCAGACACCCTGGCGCTGCTGCCCATCCTGTCCGGCTGCGCCCTTTTGATTTTTGGAGCCTGA